In one window of Azoarcus olearius DNA:
- a CDS encoding aromatic/alkene/methane monooxygenase hydroxylase/oxygenase subunit alpha, protein MTAGLTLNKITSQRGVSIGEAARRIADLGWNPSYVQEAMTFPTDYKIGRQPKDPMKQVLRSYFPMQEEKDNRVYGALDAALRGDMFRNVEARWVEWMKLFLAIIPFPEISAARSMSMLGRLAPGEELRTGFTMQMVDEFRHSTIQMNLKKWYMENYIDPAGFDITEAAFGKCYATTIGRQFGEGFLTGDAITAANVYLQVVAETAFTNTLFVAMPSEAARNGDYALPTVFLSVQSDESRHIGNGHSLLMSILNDPDNHLLLERDLRYAFWQNHCIIDAAVGTLIEYGTTNRDKNKESYVELWHRWIYEDYYRTYMLPLEKYGIKVHHDDVAAAWDRLVKKNYHHKVAQFFAVGWPVNFWRIEAQTEKDFEWFEHKYPGWYAEFGDFWKWYGKKSVPGETNMLFDQENGYVYPHRCWSCMVPCLIREDFVVDEVDGKLYTYCSDLCRWTHKVAFSAEYEGRATPAMGRFSGRREWEECYHGWDLADCIKDLGFVRSDGKTLVSQPHLRFDNKDMWTLDHVKGHTIQSPLVLLRNMTPEQREKHIADYRAGFKINPFQ, encoded by the coding sequence ATGACTGCTGGATTGACACTCAACAAGATCACCTCCCAGCGGGGGGTCAGCATCGGCGAGGCCGCGCGCCGCATCGCCGACCTCGGGTGGAATCCGTCCTACGTCCAGGAAGCGATGACCTTCCCGACCGACTACAAGATCGGCCGCCAGCCCAAGGACCCGATGAAGCAGGTGCTGCGCTCCTACTTCCCGATGCAGGAAGAGAAGGACAACCGGGTGTACGGCGCGCTCGACGCCGCGCTGCGCGGCGACATGTTCCGCAACGTGGAAGCGCGCTGGGTGGAGTGGATGAAGCTCTTCCTGGCGATCATCCCGTTCCCGGAAATCTCCGCGGCGCGCTCGATGTCGATGCTGGGCCGCCTGGCGCCGGGCGAGGAACTGCGCACCGGCTTCACGATGCAGATGGTCGACGAGTTCCGCCATTCCACGATTCAGATGAACCTGAAGAAGTGGTACATGGAGAACTACATCGACCCGGCCGGCTTCGACATCACCGAGGCCGCGTTCGGCAAGTGCTACGCCACCACCATCGGCCGCCAGTTCGGCGAAGGCTTCCTGACCGGTGACGCGATCACCGCGGCCAACGTCTATCTGCAGGTCGTGGCCGAAACCGCCTTCACCAACACGCTGTTCGTGGCGATGCCGTCCGAAGCGGCGCGCAACGGCGACTACGCGCTGCCGACGGTCTTCCTGTCCGTGCAGTCCGACGAGAGCCGCCACATCGGCAACGGCCACTCGCTGCTGATGTCGATCCTGAACGACCCGGACAACCACCTGCTGCTCGAGCGCGACCTGCGCTACGCCTTCTGGCAGAACCACTGCATCATCGACGCGGCGGTCGGCACGCTGATCGAGTACGGCACCACCAACCGCGACAAGAACAAGGAATCGTACGTCGAGCTGTGGCACCGCTGGATCTACGAGGACTACTACCGCACCTACATGCTCCCGCTGGAGAAGTACGGCATCAAGGTGCACCACGACGACGTCGCCGCCGCGTGGGACCGCCTGGTCAAGAAGAACTACCACCACAAGGTCGCGCAGTTCTTCGCGGTGGGCTGGCCGGTCAACTTCTGGCGCATCGAAGCCCAGACCGAGAAGGACTTCGAGTGGTTCGAGCACAAGTACCCGGGCTGGTACGCCGAGTTCGGCGACTTCTGGAAGTGGTACGGCAAGAAGAGCGTGCCGGGCGAGACCAACATGCTGTTCGACCAGGAGAACGGTTACGTCTACCCGCACCGCTGCTGGAGCTGCATGGTGCCCTGCCTGATCCGCGAGGACTTCGTCGTCGATGAGGTGGACGGCAAGCTCTACACCTACTGCTCCGACCTCTGCCGCTGGACTCACAAGGTCGCCTTCAGCGCCGAGTACGAAGGCCGCGCCACCCCGGCGATGGGCCGTTTCAGCGGTCGCCGCGAGTGGGAAGAGTGCTACCACGGCTGGGATCTGGCCGACTGCATCAAGGACCTGGGCTTCGTCCGCTCCGACGGCAAGACGCTGGTCTCGCAGCCGCACCTGCGCTTCGACAACAAGGACATGTGGACCCTCGACCACGTCAAGGGCCACACCATCCAGAGCCCGCTCGTCCTGCTGCGCAACATGACGCCGGAGCAGCGCGAGAAGCACATCGCCGACTA